One genomic segment of Aquipluma nitroreducens includes these proteins:
- a CDS encoding riboflavin synthase, protein MFSGIVEKAGKVITIQKDQENYHFTLTCSFVDELKIDQSLSHNGVCLTVVKIDRDAKTYTVTAIKETLLKTNLGKLVPGSKVNLERSMMMNGRLDGHIVQGHVDQTATCTKVEEADGSWYFTFEYPFDKEMAQKGYMTVEKGSVTVNGVSLTVVNSKDNSFQVAIIPYTYNETNFHTFEVGTAVNLEFDIIGKYLSKLMTYK, encoded by the coding sequence ATGTTTTCAGGAATAGTAGAAAAAGCCGGCAAAGTAATTACCATTCAGAAAGATCAGGAAAATTATCATTTTACACTCACCTGCTCTTTTGTTGATGAGCTGAAAATCGACCAGAGTTTGTCTCATAACGGTGTTTGTTTAACAGTTGTTAAAATCGATCGTGATGCTAAAACCTATACGGTTACTGCAATTAAAGAAACTCTGCTGAAGACCAATCTGGGAAAACTAGTTCCAGGAAGCAAGGTAAACCTGGAGCGGAGCATGATGATGAATGGCCGTTTGGACGGGCACATTGTTCAGGGACATGTTGATCAGACTGCCACTTGTACCAAGGTTGAAGAAGCTGACGGAAGCTGGTATTTCACTTTCGAATATCCGTTCGACAAGGAAATGGCGCAAAAAGGTTATATGACTGTTGAAAAAGGTTCGGTTACAGTGAACGGCGTAAGTTTAACCGTGGTGAACTCAAAAGACAATTCATTTCAGGTAGCTATTATTCCTTACACCTACAACGAAACTAATTTTCACACGTTCGAAGTTGGAACTGCTGTAAATCTCGAATTCGATATTATTGGCAAATATTTGAGCAAACTGATGACCTACAAATAG
- a CDS encoding dihydrofolate reductase family protein yields MRKLIAAINMTLDGFCDHTAGLPDEEIHQHYTELLRQADLILYGRTTYQLMEFWRTLLENPSEEKSMNDFAVAIDKIPKIVFSHTLKDIEWNSAKLSNKSLEEKVLELKRQPGGDILVGSRSLIIQLMKLNLIDEYQLCVHPVVAGSGLSLFENINDRTILKLLKTKTFSGGAVTLFYEPTNEKTTDR; encoded by the coding sequence ATGAGAAAGCTAATTGCAGCAATCAATATGACACTTGATGGGTTTTGCGATCATACGGCAGGTCTGCCCGATGAAGAAATACATCAACATTATACGGAACTACTGCGTCAGGCAGACTTGATCCTATACGGCAGGACAACGTATCAACTCATGGAATTTTGGCGAACCCTGCTAGAAAATCCTTCAGAAGAAAAATCAATGAATGACTTTGCTGTTGCAATAGACAAAATTCCAAAAATTGTCTTCTCGCACACGCTGAAAGATATAGAATGGAACAGCGCTAAATTGTCAAATAAATCTCTTGAAGAAAAGGTTTTAGAGCTTAAGCGGCAACCAGGCGGTGATATCTTAGTTGGCAGTCGGAGTTTAATTATACAACTAATGAAACTTAATTTGATCGATGAATACCAACTTTGTGTTCATCCTGTAGTTGCAGGAAGCGGTTTGTCCTTATTTGAAAATATAAACGACAGGACTATTCTTAAACTCTTAAAGACTAAAACCTTTAGTGGTGGCGCAGTAACGCTTTTCTATGAACCGACAAACGAAAAAACAACGGATCGCTAA
- a CDS encoding VOC family protein yields MATINPHINFNGNAEEAFNFYKSVFGGEIATIVRLKDLSSPEFPVAENDANKIMHIALPIGKNSLMGNDVPESMGRVNENENRSKIVISAESREEADKLFRGLSAGGSIEVPIGDSPWGSYFGMFRDKFGIEWMVDFSNG; encoded by the coding sequence ATGGCAACAATTAATCCACACATTAACTTCAACGGAAATGCCGAGGAAGCATTCAATTTTTACAAATCAGTATTTGGCGGAGAGATCGCAACGATTGTTCGTTTAAAAGACTTGTCCAGTCCTGAATTTCCGGTAGCAGAAAACGATGCAAATAAGATAATGCACATTGCGTTGCCTATTGGCAAAAACAGTTTAATGGGAAATGATGTTCCGGAAAGTATGGGCCGTGTAAATGAAAATGAAAACAGATCTAAAATAGTTATTAGTGCTGAAAGTCGTGAAGAAGCCGACAAGTTATTTCGCGGACTTTCAGCTGGAGGAAGTATTGAAGTACCTATTGGCGATAGTCCCTGGGGGTCATATTTTGGGATGTTTAGAGACAAATTCGGTATCGAATGGATGGTCGATTTTTCTAACGGATAA
- a CDS encoding Ig-like domain-containing protein has protein sequence MKQTGFDTNENLRQISSYPTRMSYFKLKSIVPLLFGVSLFYLIFYTSCANIGSPSGGPKDSIPPVVVKTIPGLRGTNFKGSDVRLTFDEYINSDEISEKLVISPPMKKKPLIKMKGKTLIVEFTEPLKKESTYSLDFKDAVADNNEKNPIKDFRFSFATGQRYDSLKVAGYVKNAFTQEPVEKALVLLHRQKEYTAFIDSIPDYIGTTDKNGLFMIDNLASGSYRLYALTDADNSRTYNSHAELIAFADSLIVPSAKYVARTDTVIQGTDTLLVTGHVDYLPTPQYLMMFEEVKFDQYLDSYKRNQGNKCDFYFSESLSDSFKINLLKPTPTKDWSYIESNLKRDSITVWLTDTVFSKNDSLKFELKYQVLDSLNQLVIKHDTVELIYAAPKTPKVKRKKNEGPTIPTINLGNNINTSAHDIYRPIRIEAPEPLSSFDTTKVRLYSFEDTVRTQIPIVVRKDTNSVRKFYIEHHWDPNTSYLFQVDSAAAYNIYGYPSNKINQKFKTQKEDYYGKIILTISGLSTPAIVQLLGNDKDEKILQKIQILEDGKIEFPYLKPEKYKIKIILDSNKNGKWDTGYLADGIQPEEVVYYPKIIKVRSNFEYKETWDIKYKPDYKKELIDEELEKEKARKKEQEKKNGKKTESEENPNR, from the coding sequence ATGAAGCAAACTGGTTTTGACACAAACGAAAATCTGCGACAGATTTCATCCTATCCAACTCGAATGAGCTATTTCAAACTGAAAAGCATTGTACCTCTTTTATTTGGCGTCTCCCTTTTTTACCTGATATTTTATACGTCGTGTGCTAACATTGGAAGTCCATCGGGTGGCCCAAAAGACAGCATCCCACCGGTTGTTGTGAAAACAATTCCGGGATTACGTGGAACAAACTTTAAAGGCTCTGATGTTCGCTTAACGTTCGACGAATACATCAATTCTGACGAGATTTCGGAGAAGCTTGTTATTTCGCCACCCATGAAAAAGAAACCGTTAATCAAGATGAAAGGGAAAACCCTTATCGTTGAATTTACGGAACCATTGAAAAAAGAATCGACCTATTCTCTCGATTTTAAAGATGCAGTGGCTGATAACAATGAGAAAAACCCAATCAAGGATTTTCGCTTTTCGTTCGCCACGGGGCAACGATATGACAGTTTAAAAGTTGCCGGTTATGTAAAAAATGCCTTCACTCAGGAACCGGTTGAGAAAGCATTGGTTCTACTTCATCGACAAAAAGAATATACCGCATTTATCGATAGCATACCCGATTACATTGGAACAACCGATAAAAATGGATTATTCATGATTGATAATTTAGCTTCTGGTAGTTATCGGCTTTACGCACTTACCGATGCCGACAACAGCAGGACTTATAATTCACATGCCGAATTAATCGCATTTGCCGATTCGCTTATTGTTCCATCGGCCAAATATGTTGCCCGAACCGACACGGTTATACAAGGGACTGATACTCTTCTGGTCACCGGGCATGTTGATTATCTGCCCACTCCACAGTACCTGATGATGTTCGAAGAAGTAAAATTTGATCAGTACCTCGACTCGTATAAGCGGAACCAGGGGAACAAATGTGATTTCTATTTTTCTGAGTCACTGAGTGATTCATTCAAAATTAATTTATTAAAACCTACTCCCACCAAAGACTGGTCGTACATCGAATCGAATCTGAAACGTGACTCAATCACCGTCTGGTTAACTGACACGGTTTTCAGCAAAAATGATTCGCTTAAATTTGAATTAAAATACCAGGTTTTAGATTCGTTGAACCAACTTGTAATCAAACACGACACCGTTGAACTGATTTATGCCGCTCCGAAAACGCCGAAGGTCAAACGAAAAAAGAATGAGGGTCCTACGATACCTACAATCAATTTAGGAAACAATATCAACACCTCAGCTCACGACATTTACAGACCAATAAGAATTGAAGCACCCGAGCCACTAAGTTCTTTTGACACAACAAAAGTCAGACTTTACTCGTTTGAAGATACAGTAAGGACACAGATTCCGATTGTAGTTAGAAAGGACACCAACTCAGTCCGGAAATTCTACATCGAACATCATTGGGATCCAAATACCAGCTATCTTTTTCAGGTCGATTCGGCTGCAGCATACAACATTTATGGCTACCCGAGTAACAAAATCAACCAGAAATTCAAGACACAAAAAGAAGACTATTACGGAAAGATTATCCTGACTATCTCTGGACTTTCGACCCCGGCAATCGTTCAGCTTTTAGGAAATGACAAGGATGAAAAAATCCTTCAAAAAATTCAGATACTTGAAGATGGAAAAATTGAATTCCCGTATCTGAAACCGGAAAAGTATAAGATAAAGATCATCCTGGATTCGAATAAAAATGGCAAATGGGATACCGGTTATCTGGCAGATGGGATTCAACCCGAAGAGGTTGTTTACTATCCAAAAATCATCAAAGTCCGTTCAAATTTTGAATACAAGGAAACCTGGGATATTAAATACAAACCCGATTATAAAAAAGAACTGATTGACGAAGAACTTGAAAAAGAAAAAGCCCGAAAAAAAGAGCAGGAAAAAAAGAACGGGAAAAAAACCGAATCAGAAGAGAATCCTAACCGGTAG
- a CDS encoding OmpA family protein gives MKSFKVLTALVLCSTILLSSCSTTKNSTKGGVIGGAGGALLGAGIGALVGHGKGAAIGAAVGGAVGAGTGVLIGKKMDKQKAELEKIEGAKVETVTDVNNLQAIKVTFDSGILFTTGKSDLNASSKAALLKFAASLKETPETDITIYGHTDNKGSRDLNLKLSNDRAASVSSFLNTNGILKERMTTEGKAFDEPVADNATEAGRAQNRRVEIYITANKQMIDQAQQGTLK, from the coding sequence ATGAAAAGTTTTAAAGTATTAACAGCATTGGTTTTATGTAGTACAATTCTTTTAAGCAGCTGCTCAACCACCAAAAATTCGACCAAAGGAGGTGTAATTGGTGGAGCTGGCGGAGCCCTTTTAGGTGCTGGAATTGGTGCATTAGTGGGTCATGGGAAAGGTGCTGCTATTGGTGCTGCCGTTGGTGGTGCCGTTGGTGCTGGCACAGGTGTATTGATCGGTAAAAAAATGGATAAACAGAAAGCTGAACTTGAGAAAATTGAAGGCGCAAAAGTTGAAACAGTTACTGACGTAAATAACTTACAGGCTATCAAAGTTACTTTCGACAGCGGTATTTTATTCACCACCGGGAAAAGTGATTTAAATGCTTCGTCAAAAGCAGCGCTTTTAAAATTTGCTGCCTCGTTAAAAGAAACTCCCGAAACGGATATAACGATTTATGGGCATACTGATAATAAAGGTTCACGCGATCTGAATCTTAAATTATCGAATGATCGGGCTGCTTCAGTTTCAAGTTTTCTGAATACCAATGGAATTCTGAAAGAACGCATGACAACCGAAGGAAAAGCCTTTGACGAACCTGTTGCCGATAACGCTACCGAAGCCGGAAGAGCTCAAAACCGTCGCGTTGAAATTTACATTACAGCCAACAAGCAAATGATTGATCAGGCACAGCAAGGAACACTGAAATAA
- a CDS encoding DUF4287 domain-containing protein, with the protein MGKTMSFQAYLNTIKSKTGKDPEDFRKMAEEKGFSENGQLNPGIKAGEIVDWLKNEFGLGHGHAMAIYALLKGMKNEDSV; encoded by the coding sequence ATGGGAAAAACTATGTCATTTCAGGCTTATTTAAATACAATCAAATCGAAGACGGGCAAGGACCCTGAAGATTTCAGGAAAATGGCAGAAGAGAAAGGGTTTAGTGAAAACGGACAATTGAACCCCGGAATAAAAGCTGGTGAAATTGTTGATTGGCTAAAGAATGAGTTTGGTTTGGGGCATGGCCACGCTATGGCGATTTATGCACTTTTGAAAGGTATGAAAAACGAAGACAGTGTATAA
- a CDS encoding OsmC family protein codes for MTTVKTTYLGDLRTENIHLQSVSKIITDAPTDNRGKGEAFSPTDLLATALGNCIMTIMGIKAMDNGIDLKGTEIEITKIMADAPRRVSEVILEFNFPKKGYTDNEKHLIESVAGISPVPLSVHQTLKQTIKFNW; via the coding sequence ATGACAACAGTAAAAACAACTTATTTAGGCGATTTACGCACCGAAAACATTCATTTGCAATCGGTTAGCAAAATAATCACTGATGCTCCAACCGACAATCGGGGCAAAGGCGAGGCTTTCTCTCCTACTGATTTGCTGGCAACAGCTTTGGGCAATTGCATCATGACTATCATGGGCATCAAAGCAATGGACAATGGAATTGACCTTAAAGGAACCGAAATCGAAATTACAAAAATTATGGCCGATGCACCCCGTCGGGTGTCTGAAGTCATTCTGGAATTCAACTTTCCGAAGAAAGGATACACTGACAATGAAAAACACCTGATTGAAAGTGTTGCTGGTATCAGTCCAGTTCCTTTGAGTGTTCATCAAACCTTAAAACAGACTATCAAATTCAATTGGTAA
- the rnr gene encoding ribonuclease R, with the protein MAKNKKHKIEKLVETFNKPKLKNAILTLFLDNPERTYNYKQIAELLKIKDQEITKLVFVVLEELTETKNLYSVQRGKYKLQSRSGAVLGKVEIQPQGYAYIVSEEFDKPILVSNRNLNHAMEGDKVKVQLFAIRKKQQVEGEVVEIVERAKSTFVGTISKSNNYAFFIPSGKTGFDLFIPNEKLNGAKDGQKAIAKITEWPARAKNPFGEIIEVLGNVGDNNTEMHAILAEYDLPLRFPDNVLKAAEKIPDEIPEEEIRRRRDMRGVTTFTIDPKDAKDFDDALSIQKLENGFWEIGVHIADVSYYVTPGTILDEEAYSRATSVYLVDRVVPMLPEKLSNGVCSLRPNEDKLCFSAIFQLNDDSEIQHQWFGRTVIHSDKRFAYEDAQAIIESGEGELKDEVLTMNRLAIKLREARFKHGSIAFERVEVKFEIDENGKPLSVYFKEAKESNQLVEEFMLLANKRVAEFIGKTDDKRAAKTFVYRIHDKPDPEKLMNFNHFIHKFGYILQLGTPGQISKSMNLLMTNVKGKNEQNVIETLAIRTMAKAVYSTRNIGHYGLSFEYYTHFTSPIRRYPDVMVHRLLERYLAGGKTANSQKYEDMCKHSSDMENKAANAERSSIKYKQVEFMQDKIGQEFSGVISGVTDWGIYVELENKCEGMVSVSTLDDDFYIFDEKNYCLIGRHAHRKFQLGDVVQVEIARANLEKKQLDFRLAKEKNSEGTKQFFHPENKKKGRRL; encoded by the coding sequence ATGGCAAAGAATAAAAAACATAAAATAGAAAAACTGGTTGAAACATTTAACAAGCCAAAACTTAAAAATGCTATCCTTACTTTATTTCTGGATAACCCCGAACGGACCTATAACTACAAACAAATAGCTGAACTTCTTAAAATTAAAGATCAGGAAATTACCAAACTGGTTTTCGTGGTGTTGGAAGAATTGACTGAAACCAAGAACCTTTATAGCGTTCAGCGTGGGAAATACAAACTGCAATCGCGTAGTGGAGCTGTTTTGGGAAAAGTTGAGATACAACCTCAAGGCTATGCCTATATTGTCTCGGAAGAGTTTGATAAGCCAATTTTGGTATCGAACCGAAACCTGAACCATGCCATGGAAGGCGACAAAGTTAAGGTTCAGTTATTCGCTATCCGCAAAAAACAACAGGTTGAAGGCGAAGTCGTTGAAATTGTTGAGCGTGCCAAATCAACTTTTGTCGGAACCATTTCCAAATCGAACAATTATGCCTTTTTCATCCCTTCAGGAAAAACCGGGTTCGATTTATTTATCCCGAACGAAAAGCTGAATGGCGCCAAAGACGGACAAAAGGCCATTGCCAAAATCACCGAATGGCCAGCCCGAGCCAAAAATCCGTTTGGCGAAATTATTGAGGTACTGGGGAATGTTGGCGACAACAATACCGAAATGCATGCTATTCTGGCTGAATACGACTTGCCTTTGCGGTTTCCTGATAATGTGCTGAAAGCAGCAGAAAAGATACCCGATGAAATTCCGGAAGAAGAAATCCGCCGCCGCCGCGACATGCGCGGTGTAACAACATTTACAATCGACCCGAAAGATGCCAAGGATTTTGACGATGCATTATCAATCCAAAAACTCGAAAATGGCTTCTGGGAAATTGGTGTTCATATTGCCGACGTTTCGTATTATGTAACTCCCGGCACAATCCTCGATGAAGAAGCCTACTCACGCGCCACATCGGTTTATTTGGTCGATCGGGTTGTACCTATGCTTCCCGAAAAATTATCGAACGGTGTTTGTTCCCTTCGCCCGAATGAAGATAAACTTTGCTTTTCGGCTATTTTCCAACTGAACGATGATTCAGAAATTCAGCATCAATGGTTTGGCCGTACGGTGATTCATTCCGACAAACGATTTGCCTACGAAGATGCACAGGCCATTATCGAAAGCGGCGAGGGCGAACTCAAAGACGAAGTGCTTACAATGAACCGGCTGGCAATTAAGCTTCGCGAAGCCCGTTTCAAGCACGGATCGATAGCCTTTGAACGGGTCGAAGTCAAATTCGAAATTGACGAAAATGGCAAACCTCTTTCGGTGTATTTCAAAGAAGCAAAAGAAAGTAACCAGTTGGTCGAAGAATTTATGCTCCTGGCCAACAAAAGGGTCGCCGAATTCATTGGCAAAACTGACGACAAAAGAGCAGCAAAAACATTTGTTTACCGTATTCACGACAAACCGGATCCGGAAAAACTGATGAATTTCAATCATTTCATCCATAAATTTGGGTACATATTGCAGTTGGGTACTCCAGGGCAAATTTCAAAATCGATGAACCTGCTGATGACCAATGTGAAAGGGAAAAATGAGCAAAACGTAATTGAAACGCTGGCGATCCGCACCATGGCCAAAGCCGTATATTCAACCCGAAACATTGGGCACTACGGACTTTCTTTCGAGTATTACACCCATTTCACTTCTCCCATCCGGCGCTATCCCGATGTGATGGTACATCGCCTGCTCGAACGTTATCTCGCAGGTGGAAAAACAGCCAATTCACAGAAATACGAAGACATGTGCAAGCACTCGTCTGACATGGAGAACAAAGCTGCGAATGCCGAACGTTCGTCGATCAAGTACAAGCAAGTTGAATTTATGCAGGATAAAATCGGGCAGGAATTTTCAGGAGTCATTTCAGGAGTTACCGATTGGGGAATTTATGTTGAACTCGAAAATAAGTGCGAAGGAATGGTTTCGGTAAGCACGCTCGACGACGATTTCTATATTTTCGACGAAAAGAACTATTGCCTGATCGGGCGCCATGCTCACCGTAAATTCCAGTTGGGCGATGTGGTCCAGGTTGAAATTGCCAGGGCAAATCTGGAGAAGAAACAGCTCGATTTCAGATTAGCCAAAGAAAAAAACAGTGAAGGAACGAAACAGTTTTTTCATCCTGAAAATAAAAAAAAGGGACGAAGATTATAA
- a CDS encoding VOC family protein translates to MNTKDDATHFAPELHIPNETFNIDFYTKFGATEHFCLRNDDGSIHVAELEINGAIFHVHETMRDALEPISAKGVTSVIGLFVPDVDDLMHKAIRAGATEINPATDHDYGYRQGMFKDPFGHYWQIQKKI, encoded by the coding sequence ATGAATACTAAAGACGACGCAACACATTTTGCTCCTGAATTGCATATTCCTAACGAGACATTTAACATTGATTTTTACACTAAATTCGGTGCAACAGAACATTTTTGTCTTAGGAACGATGACGGGAGCATTCATGTTGCTGAATTAGAAATCAACGGTGCAATTTTTCATGTGCACGAAACCATGCGTGACGCTCTTGAACCAATAAGCGCCAAAGGAGTGACTTCAGTTATAGGTTTGTTTGTTCCTGATGTGGACGACTTAATGCATAAAGCGATTCGGGCAGGTGCAACTGAAATTAATCCTGCAACTGACCACGATTATGGTTACCGTCAGGGAATGTTCAAAGACCCTTTTGGACACTATTGGCAAATCCAGAAAAAAATCTAA
- a CDS encoding alpha/beta fold hydrolase, whose protein sequence is MDTRVDGVAFKSGYSEVNGLKMYYELYGEGKPLVLIHGGGSTIQTTFGRVIPMLAKHRQLIAVELQAHGRTSDRVGEVSFEQDADDVAALLRNLNILKADIFGFSNGGTTALQIAIRHPELVDKLVAASALCKRNGVPSQFWDFMKQARLENMPEQLKEGYKKVALDTNGLQVMHDKDAKRMVDFKDIPDEKIKSIKASTLIIIGDKDVITPEHAIEMHRLIANSELAIIPGGHGEYIGEVTTLKPNYQEIDFIAIPMIESFLDKKE, encoded by the coding sequence GTGGATACCAGAGTCGACGGCGTGGCTTTCAAAAGTGGTTATTCTGAAGTGAATGGACTGAAAATGTACTACGAGTTATACGGAGAAGGAAAACCTCTTGTGTTAATTCATGGTGGCGGTTCTACTATTCAGACAACATTTGGAAGGGTAATCCCGATGCTTGCAAAACATAGACAACTTATTGCAGTTGAATTGCAAGCCCACGGTCGGACAAGTGATAGAGTTGGCGAAGTTTCATTTGAGCAGGATGCCGATGATGTTGCAGCACTTTTAAGAAATCTCAACATTCTCAAAGCTGATATTTTTGGTTTTAGCAATGGCGGCACTACGGCTTTGCAAATCGCCATTCGCCATCCGGAATTGGTTGATAAACTAGTTGCAGCTTCCGCGCTCTGTAAACGGAATGGAGTTCCTTCTCAATTTTGGGATTTTATGAAACAGGCGCGGCTTGAAAATATGCCGGAGCAGTTAAAAGAAGGGTACAAAAAAGTTGCATTGGATACCAATGGGCTGCAGGTTATGCACGACAAGGATGCAAAAAGAATGGTTGATTTTAAAGATATTCCGGATGAAAAGATAAAATCAATTAAAGCCTCGACACTAATTATCATTGGCGATAAAGATGTGATTACTCCGGAACATGCTATTGAAATGCATCGCCTGATTGCCAACTCAGAATTGGCAATAATCCCCGGCGGGCACGGCGAATATATTGGAGAGGTCACTACTCTAAAACCCAATTATCAAGAAATCGACTTCATTGCTATTCCAATGATTGAAAGTTTTCTTGACAAAAAGGAATGA
- a CDS encoding TetR/AcrR family transcriptional regulator, with the protein MAMNLESGTNKKDANRESILKIAQEIFSKYGYKKTTLDDIANAVRKGKSSLYYYFTSKEDLFQEVIQKEVDILRKELEIVVNRNTDPVDKLRDYILTKLTTFRGMANFYNALENDVTAIEFIENIKHRHQQEEIRMIKRILIEGVRKNIFEVYDLTLAAIGITTAIKGLEMPLAAGDYSKVNLEQSVDNIVKILCYGVMKR; encoded by the coding sequence ATGGCGATGAACCTTGAAAGTGGGACAAACAAAAAAGATGCAAACCGCGAAAGCATCCTGAAAATTGCCCAGGAAATATTCAGCAAATACGGATACAAAAAAACAACACTCGACGATATCGCTAATGCTGTACGTAAAGGGAAAAGCTCGCTTTACTATTATTTTACCAGTAAAGAAGATCTTTTTCAGGAAGTAATTCAGAAGGAAGTTGATATTTTGCGTAAGGAACTCGAAATCGTTGTCAACCGCAATACCGACCCGGTTGATAAACTGAGAGATTATATTCTTACCAAGTTAACCACATTCCGCGGAATGGCCAATTTCTACAACGCACTAGAAAACGATGTAACTGCCATTGAGTTTATCGAAAACATTAAACATCGCCACCAGCAGGAAGAAATCAGGATGATTAAAAGAATCCTCATCGAAGGTGTTCGCAAAAACATTTTTGAAGTTTACGATCTGACACTTGCCGCTATCGGTATTACTACGGCGATCAAAGGGCTGGAAATGCCCCTGGCTGCCGGCGATTACAGCAAAGTAAACCTCGAACAAAGTGTTGACAACATCGTGAAGATACTCTGTTATGGTGTAATGAAACGGTAA
- a CDS encoding DUF3108 domain-containing protein — protein MKKKKPEKKSRKKRTGKKPNQKRILTGRFGFFLGLFFVLISSLPVSGQSIEYPFKSGEYARYGAYYNWQFIWVQSGEVEFRADTLKYKQQEAWHLKAVGKSLKAYDLLFCVRDTFETYSNYTTFRPIYSSRIMNHAKESSVHRYWFDSASNKIETEIKQDKKPVYRASLTAPDNTYDLLATAYSFRKFDFNKLFVGQKVPYRMLIDRQAADLFFRYLGKENVKTRNGKEYRCHKVSVYLLQGDFFREGEYMKIWFTDDKNHLPVQVETEILVGSVRALLLEPKSMKYPLTSQIK, from the coding sequence TTGAAAAAGAAAAAGCCCGAAAAAAAGAGCAGGAAAAAAAGAACGGGAAAAAAACCGAATCAGAAGAGAATCCTAACCGGTAGATTTGGGTTCTTCCTTGGCTTATTCTTCGTACTCATTTCTAGTCTTCCAGTTTCAGGGCAGAGCATAGAATACCCGTTCAAAAGTGGTGAATATGCCCGCTACGGAGCATACTACAACTGGCAATTCATCTGGGTTCAGAGTGGCGAAGTTGAATTTAGAGCCGACACCTTGAAATACAAACAACAGGAAGCCTGGCACTTGAAGGCCGTTGGAAAATCGTTAAAAGCTTACGATTTGCTCTTCTGTGTGAGGGATACATTCGAAACATACAGTAACTACACCACCTTCAGACCAATCTATTCGAGCCGGATAATGAACCATGCAAAAGAAAGTTCAGTCCATCGGTATTGGTTCGATTCTGCTTCAAATAAGATTGAAACGGAAATTAAGCAGGATAAAAAGCCTGTTTACCGTGCCAGTTTAACTGCTCCCGACAATACGTATGATTTGCTTGCAACCGCTTACAGCTTCAGAAAATTTGATTTTAACAAACTATTTGTTGGCCAGAAAGTTCCATACCGAATGTTAATCGACAGGCAGGCAGCCGATTTGTTTTTCAGGTATCTTGGCAAAGAGAATGTAAAAACCCGGAACGGGAAAGAGTATCGTTGTCACAAAGTTTCAGTATATTTACTGCAAGGCGATTTTTTTCGTGAAGGTGAATACATGAAAATTTGGTTTACCGATGACAAAAACCACCTTCCGGTACAGGTTGAAACCGAAATTTTAGTGGGTTCGGTTAGAGCACTTTTACTTGAACCCAAATCAATGAAATATCCACTTACGTCACAAATAAAATAA
- a CDS encoding VOC family protein, protein MAKISTYLNFSRNTEEVFNFYKSVFGGDFIDGKINRFGEVPPMEGMPPLPEEDKNLVMHVALPILGDHLLMGSDAPESMGFTVNKGNNVYISIHTDSRSQADDLFAKLAEGGVVEMPMADMFWGDYYGSFTDQFGIKWMINYSTRVLTPDKTH, encoded by the coding sequence ATGGCAAAGATTAGCACATACCTGAATTTTTCCCGAAACACCGAGGAAGTTTTCAACTTCTATAAATCGGTTTTCGGTGGCGACTTTATTGATGGAAAAATCAACCGGTTTGGAGAAGTACCTCCCATGGAAGGCATGCCTCCACTTCCGGAAGAAGACAAAAATCTGGTTATGCATGTGGCGCTTCCCATTCTCGGAGATCATTTATTGATGGGGTCGGATGCTCCGGAATCAATGGGATTTACGGTGAATAAAGGGAATAATGTTTACATTTCCATTCATACTGATTCGCGTTCTCAGGCCGATGATTTGTTTGCCAAACTCGCCGAAGGAGGTGTGGTAGAAATGCCAATGGCCGATATGTTCTGGGGCGATTATTATGGATCGTTTACCGACCAGTTTGGCATCAAGTGGATGATCAATTATTCCACCAGAGTTTTGACTCCGGATAAGACTCATTGA